In the genome of Myxococcaceae bacterium JPH2, one region contains:
- the uppS gene encoding di-trans,poly-cis-decaprenylcistransferase codes for MERPPVPSALELQVKARPLPRHVGIIMDGNGRWAESRGLPRLEGHREGSVSVREVTRAARRLGIPAITLYAFSSQNWARPAEEVAGLMELLREYLESERSEILDNSIRLNAIGEVDKLPRYVREPLERLIADSAHNTGMVLSLALSYGGREEILRAARGLAEAAARGELDPARLEETDLESRLWTQGLPPVDLVVRTSGEQRVSNFLLWQLAYAELCFTDALWPDFRTDEFLRCLSQYQGRERRFGLTSAQVQREDTPQRAKA; via the coding sequence ATGGAACGCCCCCCCGTACCCAGCGCCCTCGAACTGCAGGTCAAGGCCCGGCCCCTGCCGCGCCACGTGGGCATCATCATGGACGGCAATGGGCGCTGGGCTGAGTCCCGAGGTCTGCCTCGGCTGGAAGGCCACCGCGAGGGCAGCGTGAGTGTGCGCGAGGTCACCCGCGCCGCGCGCCGGCTCGGCATCCCGGCGATTACCCTGTACGCCTTCTCGTCGCAGAACTGGGCCCGCCCCGCTGAGGAGGTCGCGGGGCTGATGGAGCTGCTGCGCGAGTACCTGGAGTCGGAGCGGTCGGAGATCCTCGACAACAGCATCCGCCTCAACGCCATTGGCGAGGTGGACAAGCTTCCCCGGTACGTGCGCGAGCCGCTGGAGCGGCTCATCGCCGACTCGGCGCACAACACGGGCATGGTCCTGTCCCTGGCGCTGTCCTACGGCGGCCGCGAGGAGATCCTCCGGGCCGCGCGCGGGCTGGCAGAGGCGGCGGCGCGGGGTGAGTTGGACCCGGCTCGGCTGGAGGAGACAGACCTGGAGTCGCGTCTGTGGACGCAGGGCCTGCCTCCGGTGGACCTGGTGGTGCGAACCAGTGGCGAGCAGCGCGTCTCCAACTTCCTGCTCTGGCAGCTCGCGTACGCGGAGCTGTGCTTCACGGACGCGCTCTGGCCGGACTTCAGGACCGATGAGTTCCTGCGCTGCCTGTCCCAGTATCAGGGCCGGGAGCGGCGCTTCGGTCTGACTTCCGCGCAGGTGCAGCGGGAGGACACTCCCCAGCGGGCCAAGGCGTGA
- a CDS encoding phosphatidate cytidylyltransferase, whose product MNEKNKNLIIRAVTAVTLLPLVLFLLFKGGVLSAGLLGAAAAACAGEYYFITQKRLGVAAWVGMAAAALLPFLPLRDAARTGETAFWVTAVFFFFAWIYHLFHGPLAEAPSRAAHLVTGFLYSGIGLTALSALRLLPQDGLAWVICALTITWANDTLAYFAGRFLGKHKLYPAVSPNKTWEGFFGGMVGSVLGMFIARGFFFPVFTAWDCVLLGIAGGVLGPIGDLCESMLKRAYSVKDSGSLIPGHGGVLDRIDALLFNAPLVFVYVQFVRGLLP is encoded by the coding sequence GTGAACGAGAAGAATAAAAACCTCATCATCCGCGCCGTCACGGCGGTGACCCTCCTGCCGCTCGTGCTGTTCCTGCTCTTCAAGGGCGGGGTGCTCAGCGCGGGCCTCCTCGGCGCCGCCGCGGCGGCATGTGCCGGCGAGTACTACTTCATCACCCAGAAGCGCCTGGGCGTGGCCGCCTGGGTCGGAATGGCCGCCGCCGCCCTGCTGCCCTTCCTGCCGCTGCGAGACGCCGCGCGCACGGGCGAGACGGCCTTCTGGGTCACGGCCGTCTTCTTCTTCTTCGCGTGGATCTACCACCTGTTCCACGGCCCCCTGGCCGAGGCGCCCTCGCGCGCGGCGCACCTCGTCACGGGCTTCCTCTACAGCGGCATTGGGCTCACGGCGCTGTCCGCCCTGCGCCTGCTGCCCCAGGACGGGCTGGCGTGGGTCATCTGCGCGCTGACCATCACCTGGGCCAATGACACGCTGGCCTACTTCGCGGGTCGCTTCCTCGGAAAGCACAAGCTCTACCCGGCGGTGAGCCCCAACAAGACGTGGGAGGGCTTCTTCGGCGGCATGGTGGGCTCGGTGCTGGGAATGTTCATCGCCCGGGGATTCTTCTTCCCTGTCTTCACCGCGTGGGACTGCGTGCTGCTCGGCATCGCCGGCGGAGTGCTCGGGCCCATTGGCGACCTGTGCGAGTCCATGCTCAAGCGGGCCTATTCGGTGAAGGACTCGGGGTCGCTCATCCCGGGACATGGCGGCGTGCTGGACCGCATCGACGCGCTGCTCTTCAACGCGCCGCTGGTGTTCGTCTACGTGCAGTTCGTGCGGGGCCTGTTGCCGTAA
- a CDS encoding protein kinase produces MQLGKYQLIRKLASGGMAEVFLAKAAGPMGFEKTLVLKRILPHLAEDEAFVEMFLGEAKLAAQLNHPNIVQIFDFGEAEGSYFLAMEFIDGPHLRRLIKRSGEQGRELPVGICAKLVASAAEGLAFAHELVDPETGSALGLIHRDVSPENVLVSRQGSVKVVDFGIAKVAGQGHRTQTGVVKGKVAYMPPEQLQGRNMDRRVDVYALGVVLYELLTGRRPFDATTEVSMMQAILFEPFVPAVQRRPGLPVAMQRILDRVLEKDREARYPDCRALQSDLERFLLSEGEPVGAYQIAQFVAQVTDSEGGGGALPSPVTPSREAAEKAARAEPKPSPAKLGAPAEKRDPDDRTDPATPAAGVKATPPGGKERGGAPTVDASPGAGVRGRAASPSSDAVPASPGAGAVVAPAGGRGRAASLSSDAVPASPAVGGAAVPNGGRDRLAKPSSQTVPVSRAGDAEAGALAKGRSTTPPTDSEGPRPPKAIAGPRRTPERPTVRVATPVDAATLAPPEQSVPSSGGRRGVLVAAVVGLLLIVGGVALTRGSGPTEGDAALPGSTAEPPSREPGVAGSGEPSLDAKPVARNTAPEGAPLAAAEEREGASPPIAEKAAPSGDGAHPAGGATAPDSLGTAPGEAGQGSTLPSEPMAAAQSVGASTPTVADAGSRAQAHPTSPTPEMPTPPPAPKVAQRDVRPSSPPSVRRAPPPPAPVRRAMLEFRIRPYATVFLDGKNLGQTPLDPVEVTVGMHVVRLVNRDLQKEVTRQVEVKPGDPTLFKLNLQAE; encoded by the coding sequence ATGCAACTGGGGAAGTATCAGCTCATCCGCAAACTCGCCTCCGGAGGGATGGCGGAGGTGTTCCTCGCGAAGGCCGCGGGGCCCATGGGCTTCGAGAAGACGCTCGTGCTCAAGCGCATCCTCCCGCACCTGGCGGAGGACGAGGCGTTCGTCGAGATGTTCTTGGGGGAGGCGAAGCTGGCGGCGCAGCTCAACCACCCGAACATCGTGCAGATCTTCGACTTCGGTGAGGCGGAGGGCAGCTACTTCCTGGCCATGGAGTTCATCGATGGGCCGCACCTGCGGCGGCTCATCAAGCGCTCGGGGGAGCAGGGGCGCGAGCTGCCCGTGGGCATCTGCGCCAAGCTGGTGGCGTCGGCGGCGGAGGGGCTCGCGTTCGCGCACGAGCTGGTGGACCCGGAGACGGGCTCGGCGCTGGGTCTCATCCACCGGGATGTGAGCCCGGAGAACGTGCTCGTCTCGCGGCAAGGCTCGGTGAAGGTGGTGGACTTCGGCATCGCGAAGGTAGCGGGGCAGGGGCACCGCACGCAGACGGGCGTGGTGAAGGGGAAGGTGGCGTACATGCCGCCCGAGCAGCTCCAGGGGCGGAACATGGACCGGCGCGTGGATGTGTATGCGCTGGGGGTCGTGCTCTACGAACTGCTGACCGGGCGGCGTCCCTTCGACGCGACGACCGAGGTCAGCATGATGCAGGCCATCCTGTTCGAGCCCTTCGTGCCCGCGGTCCAGCGGCGGCCGGGCTTGCCGGTCGCGATGCAGCGCATCCTGGATCGCGTGCTGGAGAAGGACCGGGAGGCGCGCTATCCGGACTGCCGCGCGCTGCAGTCGGATCTGGAGCGCTTCCTCCTGTCCGAGGGCGAGCCGGTGGGCGCGTATCAGATCGCCCAGTTCGTGGCACAGGTGACGGACTCGGAAGGGGGAGGTGGGGCGCTGCCTTCGCCCGTGACGCCTTCGCGTGAGGCCGCGGAGAAGGCCGCGCGAGCGGAGCCCAAGCCGAGTCCCGCCAAGCTGGGAGCGCCTGCCGAGAAGCGCGACCCCGATGATCGGACCGACCCCGCGACGCCCGCGGCGGGAGTGAAGGCCACTCCGCCGGGCGGGAAAGAGCGCGGCGGAGCGCCGACCGTGGATGCATCGCCTGGGGCGGGGGTTCGCGGGCGCGCTGCTTCGCCTTCGTCGGACGCGGTGCCCGCTTCTCCTGGAGCGGGGGCCGTCGTGGCTCCGGCGGGTGGACGCGGGCGCGCTGCTTCGCTGTCTTCAGATGCTGTGCCCGCGTCGCCTGCGGTGGGTGGTGCGGCGGTCCCCAACGGTGGGCGTGATCGCCTGGCCAAGCCATCCTCGCAGACGGTGCCCGTGTCCCGCGCCGGGGATGCGGAGGCGGGGGCCTTGGCGAAGGGGCGTTCGACCACGCCGCCCACGGACTCCGAGGGACCTCGACCGCCCAAGGCCATCGCGGGGCCGCGTAGGACTCCAGAGCGGCCCACTGTTCGCGTGGCGACTCCAGTCGATGCCGCCACCCTGGCCCCTCCCGAACAGTCCGTGCCTTCGTCCGGCGGCCGACGCGGAGTCCTCGTCGCGGCGGTGGTGGGCCTGCTCCTGATTGTCGGTGGGGTCGCCCTGACGCGCGGCTCAGGGCCGACGGAGGGCGACGCTGCGTTGCCGGGCTCCACCGCTGAGCCCCCATCACGTGAACCCGGAGTCGCGGGGAGTGGTGAGCCGTCTCTCGATGCCAAGCCCGTGGCGCGCAACACGGCTCCAGAGGGCGCACCTTTGGCGGCTGCCGAAGAACGTGAGGGCGCATCGCCGCCCATCGCCGAGAAGGCCGCTCCATCAGGTGACGGCGCTCACCCTGCGGGCGGCGCCACGGCTCCAGACTCCCTCGGTACTGCTCCCGGGGAAGCGGGGCAGGGGAGCACGCTTCCCTCGGAGCCGATGGCCGCGGCGCAGTCTGTCGGCGCCTCGACGCCCACCGTGGCAGATGCAGGCAGCCGCGCGCAGGCACATCCCACTTCGCCGACCCCGGAGATGCCCACGCCTCCACCCGCGCCCAAGGTCGCTCAGCGCGACGTGCGTCCATCCTCCCCGCCGTCCGTGCGTCGCGCGCCGCCTCCGCCGGCGCCCGTCCGCCGCGCCATGCTCGAGTTCCGGATCCGCCCGTACGCGACCGTGTTCCTCGATGGAAAGAACCTGGGGCAGACGCCCTTGGACCCCGTCGAGGTCACCGTGGGGATGCATGTCGTGCGGTTGGTCAACCGTGACCTCCAGAAAGAAGTCACCCGCCAGGTCGAGGTCAAACCCGGGGACCCCACGCTCTTCAAGCTCAACCTCCAGGCGGAGTGA
- the tsaB gene encoding tRNA (adenosine(37)-N6)-threonylcarbamoyltransferase complex dimerization subunit type 1 TsaB has protein sequence MLLALDTSTLTLSLALVEREGEALRVVEHAVVGPPQKQSEVLPGIIGELLARHGVALASLEGLVVGLGPGSFTGLRIGLATFKALAYATGLKVAGASSLAAVALEGPEGVPLYCLAVARKDDLYLGAYVRRGQSVEALAPETAMSPEEVAAKLAAEPGAVALGPALVDYRAALVSHGVAPERLLEGPTFPSAVSLARLARIPASQTLDALFALEPHYVRASEPERNPKFPPLPGPAPTARLKED, from the coding sequence GTGCTGCTCGCGCTGGATACCTCCACGCTGACGTTGTCGCTGGCCCTGGTGGAGCGCGAGGGCGAGGCCCTGCGCGTCGTGGAGCACGCGGTGGTGGGCCCGCCCCAGAAGCAGAGCGAGGTCCTTCCCGGCATCATCGGGGAGCTGCTCGCGCGTCATGGCGTGGCGCTCGCGAGCCTGGAGGGACTGGTGGTGGGCCTGGGGCCGGGCTCCTTCACGGGGTTGAGAATCGGGCTGGCCACCTTCAAGGCGCTGGCGTACGCGACGGGGCTGAAGGTCGCTGGCGCGTCGTCGCTGGCGGCGGTGGCGCTGGAGGGCCCGGAGGGCGTGCCGTTGTATTGCCTGGCCGTGGCGCGCAAGGACGACCTGTACCTGGGCGCGTACGTGCGGCGCGGCCAGTCCGTGGAGGCGCTCGCCCCGGAGACGGCCATGTCTCCCGAGGAGGTGGCCGCGAAGCTCGCCGCCGAGCCTGGGGCGGTGGCGCTGGGGCCGGCGCTCGTCGACTACCGAGCGGCGCTGGTGTCGCATGGCGTGGCGCCGGAGCGCTTGTTGGAGGGCCCCACGTTCCCGTCGGCGGTGTCGCTGGCGCGGCTGGCGCGCATCCCCGCGTCCCAGACGCTGGATGCGCTCTTCGCGCTGGAGCCCCACTACGTGCGGGCCTCCGAGCCGGAGCGCAACCCGAAGTTCCCTCCGCTGCCCGGGCCCGCGCCCACGGCGCGGTTGAAGGAAGACTGA
- a CDS encoding PKD domain-containing protein, producing MPPPLGSASKPLPLLLCLAAVGLASSGCHAVRPEVGQARTLEAGVPESFGSASPKAPVVTWDFGDGTPHQSAAQVHHAFARAGTYTVRALSADTEAARVQLTVVPRPLLRAVPPDAQTVLWLPRLHGGVEPLVDFYERLVGAENARATLEEAPLVPLVLRSLVGGPSVVDPEEGLGFFLVPDFEGVVALLGVTETPAAMDAVSKELRGAGHQVLPQADGTVRVVPQDGGHAMLLFADRGYVYLAVPDAADTPPEGTPVQALADVPADLSTLRAKVERSPPAGMSESPLLSELRERVAPGDVFLFASPPKQVPEEAGTVRGFLGSLAVKATEMSLDGFLSTSAPLLEGERGPAAAVLSRSVLGPVAVAQLSVPPEELARLTFGAPGSARRERVLERWKAQGVDAEALLKALRGDVAMLVYFDAAAFYRDFIRARQPSPKGTVVMEAGLTSADPVLKLLTRQLEESGLRYDLQRLNDGMRFRTRLLEQPVELTVTSRAATLLAGETLAGQATGDVGARLRERFGAEAFGPGHLSLMVDVGRLREELQARREVAGVPQGQLIAAQAFVGALLDQLTPLDHGFLDFTPTEGGGRLKGRVVLREH from the coding sequence ATGCCGCCTCCGTTGGGTTCCGCTTCCAAGCCTCTGCCGCTCCTGTTGTGTCTGGCCGCCGTGGGACTCGCATCCTCCGGCTGCCACGCGGTGCGGCCCGAGGTGGGCCAGGCGCGAACGCTGGAGGCGGGGGTGCCGGAGTCCTTCGGCTCCGCGTCTCCGAAGGCCCCGGTCGTCACGTGGGACTTCGGGGACGGCACGCCGCACCAGTCCGCCGCTCAGGTGCATCATGCGTTCGCGCGCGCAGGCACGTACACCGTGCGCGCGCTGAGCGCGGACACCGAGGCGGCTCGAGTCCAACTCACCGTGGTGCCGCGTCCGTTGCTGCGCGCGGTGCCTCCGGATGCGCAGACGGTGCTGTGGCTGCCGCGCCTGCATGGCGGCGTGGAGCCACTCGTCGACTTCTACGAGCGGCTGGTCGGCGCGGAGAACGCGCGCGCGACGCTGGAGGAAGCGCCGCTCGTGCCGCTCGTCCTGCGGAGCCTCGTCGGCGGGCCCAGCGTCGTGGATCCGGAGGAGGGGCTTGGCTTCTTCCTCGTGCCGGACTTCGAGGGCGTGGTGGCGCTGCTGGGGGTGACGGAGACGCCCGCGGCGATGGATGCGGTATCCAAGGAGCTGCGCGGCGCGGGCCACCAGGTGCTCCCGCAGGCGGACGGCACGGTGCGCGTGGTGCCGCAGGACGGTGGCCACGCGATGCTGCTCTTCGCGGACCGCGGCTACGTGTACCTGGCGGTGCCGGACGCGGCCGACACGCCTCCCGAGGGCACTCCGGTGCAGGCGCTCGCGGACGTGCCCGCGGACTTGTCCACGCTGCGCGCGAAGGTGGAGCGCTCGCCCCCGGCTGGCATGTCCGAGTCGCCGCTGCTCAGTGAGCTGCGCGAGCGCGTGGCGCCGGGGGATGTGTTCCTCTTCGCGTCTCCGCCCAAGCAGGTGCCGGAAGAGGCAGGCACGGTGCGTGGCTTCCTGGGCTCGTTGGCGGTGAAGGCCACCGAGATGTCGCTGGATGGTTTCCTGAGCACGTCCGCGCCGCTGCTCGAAGGGGAGCGAGGACCGGCCGCCGCGGTGCTGTCTCGCAGTGTGTTGGGGCCGGTCGCCGTCGCGCAGTTGTCGGTGCCTCCCGAGGAACTGGCGCGGTTGACCTTCGGCGCGCCGGGCTCGGCGCGGCGCGAGAGGGTGCTGGAGCGCTGGAAGGCGCAGGGCGTGGACGCGGAGGCGTTGCTCAAGGCCCTGCGCGGCGACGTGGCGATGCTCGTCTACTTCGACGCGGCGGCCTTCTATCGCGACTTCATTCGCGCGCGGCAGCCGTCGCCCAAGGGCACGGTGGTGATGGAGGCGGGACTCACCTCGGCGGATCCGGTGCTGAAGCTGCTGACGCGACAGCTCGAGGAGAGCGGCCTGCGCTACGACCTCCAGCGACTCAATGACGGCATGCGCTTCCGGACCCGGTTGCTGGAGCAGCCCGTGGAGCTGACGGTCACCTCGCGCGCCGCGACGTTGCTCGCGGGCGAGACGCTGGCGGGGCAAGCGACGGGGGACGTGGGCGCGCGGCTTCGCGAGCGGTTCGGCGCGGAGGCGTTCGGTCCGGGACACCTGTCGCTGATGGTGGACGTGGGGCGGCTGCGCGAGGAACTCCAGGCGCGGCGCGAGGTGGCCGGGGTGCCGCAGGGGCAGCTCATCGCGGCGCAGGCCTTCGTGGGCGCGCTGTTGGATCAGCTCACGCCCCTGGACCACGGCTTCTTGGACTTCACGCCCACCGAAGGGGGAGGGCGGCTCAAGGGCCGCGTCGTCCTGCGCGAGCACTGA
- the moaD gene encoding molybdopterin converting factor subunit 1: MALTVLYFAAARERAGTSRESLEVPESASVAEVLRLLTERHPALGPLLPHLRVAVNQQFVGLDAPVPAGAEVALIPPVAGGAPRLFSVVARPLRLEEVVDAVAGESAGGLVTFSGAVRNQTRGRRVLRLEYEAYAPMAEQKLAEIGDEVAVRWPGTRLAIVHRVGTLVPGELAVVIAAAAAHRAEAFRGCEHAIERLKQDVPIWKKEFFEDGEVWVGLGP; this comes from the coding sequence ATGGCTCTGACCGTCCTGTATTTCGCCGCGGCGCGGGAGCGCGCTGGGACATCCCGCGAGTCGCTCGAGGTGCCGGAGTCGGCGAGCGTGGCAGAGGTGCTGCGACTCTTGACGGAGCGGCACCCCGCGCTTGGGCCGTTGCTGCCGCATCTTCGCGTGGCGGTGAACCAGCAGTTCGTGGGGTTGGATGCGCCGGTGCCCGCGGGCGCGGAGGTGGCGCTGATTCCGCCGGTCGCGGGAGGCGCGCCGCGGCTCTTCTCCGTGGTGGCGCGCCCCCTGCGGCTGGAGGAAGTGGTGGACGCGGTCGCCGGTGAATCCGCCGGAGGGCTGGTGACGTTCTCGGGCGCGGTGCGGAACCAGACGCGCGGCCGGCGGGTGTTGCGGCTGGAATACGAGGCCTACGCGCCGATGGCCGAGCAGAAGCTGGCGGAGATTGGAGACGAGGTGGCCGTCCGCTGGCCTGGGACTCGGCTGGCCATTGTCCATCGCGTGGGCACGCTGGTGCCCGGCGAACTGGCGGTTGTCATCGCGGCGGCGGCGGCGCATCGCGCGGAGGCGTTCCGCGGTTGCGAGCACGCCATCGAGCGGCTCAAGCAGGATGTGCCCATCTGGAAGAAGGAGTTCTTCGAGGATGGGGAGGTCTGGGTGGGGCTGGGGCCGTAG
- a CDS encoding septal ring lytic transglycosylase RlpA family protein: MRGAVVLAVVCGLLAGCASRVARPTPSEDASEGRVTTREKMPRTYLGEGLASFYGPGLHGQRTASGERFDQQALSAAHRTERFGACVKVVNMENGRSVEVRINDRGPFVEGRIIDVSRAAAKALGMLDKGLARVRLYRCGTRVSELLAPPGASPS; encoded by the coding sequence ATGCGAGGCGCGGTGGTGTTGGCGGTGGTGTGCGGGCTGCTCGCGGGCTGTGCCTCGCGGGTGGCTCGGCCCACGCCGTCCGAAGACGCGTCCGAGGGGCGCGTGACGACGCGGGAGAAGATGCCGCGCACGTACCTGGGCGAGGGACTGGCCTCGTTCTACGGCCCGGGACTCCACGGGCAGCGCACCGCGAGCGGCGAGCGGTTCGACCAGCAAGCCCTGTCCGCGGCCCACCGCACCGAGCGCTTCGGCGCCTGCGTGAAGGTGGTGAACATGGAGAACGGGCGCTCGGTCGAGGTGCGGATCAACGACCGGGGTCCGTTCGTGGAGGGGCGCATCATCGACGTGTCGCGCGCGGCGGCGAAGGCGCTGGGCATGCTCGACAAAGGACTGGCGCGCGTGCGGCTGTACCGATGTGGTACTCGCGTGTCCGAGTTGTTGGCGCCCCCTGGGGCGTCTCCTTCCTGA
- the rseP gene encoding RIP metalloprotease RseP, translating to MLHNSGYFVLLLGVLVTVHEFGHFIVAKACGVKVLKFSIGFGPKLIGFTKGETEYQIALLPLGGYVKMAGDLPHEELSPEEASRGFLAQPPWKRALIVIAGPAFNLLFPILVYFFVFVGPHQATSTLVGGVEPGMPAAVAGIRPGDRVTAVDGEQVRTFDDMRDAFIGRFERPIPITLVRDGQSRVVQVTPQKNSESTALESVDRGIIGVAPAKTPLLGVPVGSAAAQAGLRTFDRIIAINGEGVQDEAALYRVLDKHPVGDTLKVVVRRLSPVMAGAVMGRVTQVVEVSVPRQTGDGPAALGAEAADLYVASVAPGSVAAKAGLATGDRLVSMDGQPLNSFMALAVRLNALKETPFTLTWRGADGEKTQTLAQAPLAVEDELGRPSKVPVLGVRNWALSAADATPVDEVTVHMGAGAALKEAVLIVPRIVVQMVKVLYGLATFQVSSRTIGGPIMMYQLAAKSAEQGLDSFLNLMAIISINLGVMNLLPIPVLDGFHLLSAVWEGIRRRPIPIRVREVANVVGLALLILLMLLAVTNDVTRH from the coding sequence ATGCTCCACAACTCCGGGTACTTCGTCCTGCTGCTGGGCGTGCTCGTCACGGTGCACGAGTTTGGTCACTTCATCGTGGCCAAAGCCTGTGGGGTGAAGGTCCTCAAGTTCTCCATCGGCTTCGGGCCGAAGCTCATCGGCTTCACCAAGGGTGAGACGGAGTACCAGATCGCCCTGCTCCCCTTGGGGGGCTACGTGAAGATGGCGGGCGACCTTCCCCACGAGGAACTCAGCCCGGAAGAAGCCAGCCGAGGCTTCCTGGCCCAGCCGCCGTGGAAGCGCGCGCTCATCGTGATCGCCGGGCCAGCGTTCAACCTGCTGTTCCCCATCCTGGTCTACTTCTTCGTCTTCGTCGGGCCGCACCAGGCCACGTCCACGCTGGTGGGCGGCGTGGAGCCCGGGATGCCCGCGGCCGTCGCCGGCATCCGTCCCGGCGACCGCGTGACGGCGGTGGATGGCGAGCAGGTCCGCACGTTCGACGACATGCGCGACGCCTTCATCGGGCGTTTCGAGCGGCCCATCCCCATCACGCTGGTGCGCGATGGCCAGTCGCGCGTGGTGCAGGTGACGCCGCAGAAGAACTCCGAGTCGACGGCCCTCGAGTCCGTGGATCGCGGCATCATCGGCGTGGCCCCGGCGAAGACGCCCTTGCTGGGCGTGCCGGTCGGATCCGCCGCGGCGCAGGCGGGCCTGCGCACGTTCGATCGCATCATCGCCATCAACGGCGAGGGCGTGCAGGACGAGGCGGCCCTCTACCGCGTGCTGGACAAGCACCCGGTGGGCGACACGCTGAAGGTGGTCGTGCGCCGCCTGTCCCCCGTGATGGCGGGCGCGGTGATGGGGCGGGTGACCCAGGTGGTGGAGGTCTCCGTGCCGCGCCAGACGGGCGATGGGCCCGCGGCCCTGGGCGCCGAGGCGGCGGACCTCTACGTGGCCTCGGTGGCGCCCGGCAGCGTGGCGGCCAAGGCGGGCCTCGCGACGGGGGACCGGCTGGTGTCAATGGATGGCCAGCCGCTCAACTCGTTCATGGCCCTGGCGGTGCGGCTCAACGCGCTGAAGGAGACGCCCTTCACCCTGACGTGGCGTGGCGCTGACGGCGAGAAGACGCAGACGCTCGCGCAGGCGCCGCTGGCGGTGGAGGACGAGCTGGGCCGGCCCAGCAAGGTTCCGGTGCTGGGCGTGCGCAACTGGGCGCTCTCCGCCGCTGACGCGACCCCGGTGGACGAAGTCACCGTGCACATGGGAGCGGGCGCCGCGCTGAAGGAGGCGGTGCTCATCGTCCCGCGCATCGTCGTGCAGATGGTGAAGGTGCTCTACGGCCTGGCGACGTTCCAGGTGTCGAGCCGCACCATCGGCGGGCCCATCATGATGTACCAGCTGGCCGCGAAGAGCGCCGAGCAGGGCCTGGACAGCTTCCTGAACTTGATGGCGATCATCTCCATCAACCTGGGCGTGATGAACCTGCTGCCCATCCCCGTGCTGGATGGCTTCCACCTGCTGTCCGCGGTGTGGGAGGGCATTCGCCGCCGCCCCATTCCCATCCGCGTCCGCGAGGTGGCCAACGTCGTGGGACTGGCGCTGCTCATCCTGCTGATGCTGCTGGCCGTCACCAACGACGTGACGCGCCACTAG
- a CDS encoding aspartate-semialdehyde dehydrogenase, translating into MRDDLKIAVVGATGVVGREVLAALYARDIPAERVRAFGSERSQGLEVEYGEDTLEVERATPEAFRGVGLALLATPAEASRVLAPAAQAAGAWVVDASSAFRSDGNVPLVLPGFNLEALGPQFTFKGRVVALPGVVSASVIHILEPLRRAFGVVRAQVTALMSVSGAGVRGVAELEKQTADLLSGREPEPQAFPHRVGFNLVPQVGGFMVNSPWTEEEGSWTLEAARLFAARGEVPVIAGTAVQVPTFHGHGLTVNVQLKTPGPVDQVRAALKTSPSLKVLDAPGERIYPMPMLIVSDPAIQVGRVRAFPQAPEWVSLFAAVDNAGRAAQHLVEAGLKLAERPS; encoded by the coding sequence ATGAGAGACGACCTGAAGATCGCCGTGGTGGGCGCCACCGGAGTGGTGGGCCGCGAGGTGCTGGCCGCGCTGTACGCGCGCGACATCCCGGCCGAGCGGGTGCGGGCGTTCGGCTCCGAGCGCTCCCAGGGCCTCGAGGTGGAGTACGGCGAGGACACCCTGGAGGTGGAGCGGGCGACGCCGGAGGCGTTCCGAGGCGTGGGGCTCGCGCTCCTGGCCACTCCGGCCGAGGCCTCCCGTGTTCTCGCCCCGGCCGCGCAGGCCGCGGGCGCCTGGGTGGTGGACGCCAGCTCCGCCTTTCGGAGCGACGGCAACGTCCCCCTGGTGCTGCCGGGCTTCAACCTGGAGGCGCTGGGGCCGCAGTTCACCTTCAAGGGCCGCGTGGTGGCGCTGCCCGGCGTGGTGTCCGCCTCGGTGATTCACATCCTGGAGCCGCTGCGCCGAGCCTTCGGCGTGGTGCGCGCGCAGGTGACGGCGCTCATGTCCGTGTCCGGCGCGGGCGTGCGCGGCGTGGCCGAGCTGGAGAAGCAGACGGCGGATCTGCTCTCGGGGCGTGAGCCGGAGCCCCAGGCCTTTCCGCACCGCGTGGGCTTCAACCTCGTGCCCCAGGTGGGCGGCTTCATGGTGAACTCGCCCTGGACCGAGGAGGAGGGTTCCTGGACGCTGGAGGCCGCGCGCCTCTTCGCGGCCCGGGGCGAGGTGCCCGTCATCGCCGGCACCGCCGTTCAGGTCCCCACGTTCCATGGCCACGGGCTGACGGTGAACGTTCAGCTCAAGACGCCGGGGCCGGTGGACCAGGTGCGGGCCGCGCTCAAGACGTCGCCCTCGCTCAAGGTGCTCGATGCGCCCGGCGAGCGCATCTACCCCATGCCCATGCTCATCGTCTCGGACCCCGCCATCCAGGTGGGGCGCGTGCGCGCCTTTCCGCAGGCGCCGGAGTGGGTGTCGCTGTTCGCTGCCGTGGACAACGCGGGTCGGGCCGCGCAGCACCTCGTCGAGGCCGGCCTCAAGCTGGCGGAACGGCCTTCCTGA